In the genome of Patescibacteria group bacterium, the window ATATATAGTTATTGCCAATATTGATACAAGTTTTGATAAATCTTGGTTATCAGAGTTAGTCAAAGCTTTGGATGAGAATGAAAAAGCGGGCATTGCTCAATCAAAAATTCTTCTTTATCCAAAAAATAACGAAGAGATAATTGAGCCTAAAATAAATTCACTTGGAAATATTATGCATTTTCTTGGGTTTGGGTTTACTAGTGCTTATAAGGAAAAAGACAGAGAATTAAATGGTTATCCTGAAATTAAAGGATATGCCAGTGGGTGTTCTTTTATTATTAGAAAAGAAGTTTTTGAAAAAATTGGTGGATATGATGGTGATTATTATATGTATCATGATGATGTTGAGGTAAGCTGGAAAACAAAACTTCTAGGATATAAAATAATTCTAGCTCCTAAATCAATCATTTTCCATAAGTATGAGTTTTCAAGAAGTGTTAGGATGCTTTATTATATGGAGAGAAACAGATATCTTGTGATGTTCCAGTTTTACTCTGGTTTAACCTTGCTTTTAATAATGCCAGCTATTGTTATAATGGAACTTGGAATGTGGTTTTTTTCTATTGTAAATTCTTGGATAGGAGTAAAAGTAAAGGCTAGCTTGTATTTTTTTAGTCCGTTAACTTGGAAAAAAATATTCAAGAAAAGAAAATTTCTAGCAGGGATTAAAAAGGAGAAAGAAAAAAATATTATTAAATATTTTGAAGGAAGAGTTTTGTTTCAGGAAATATCAAATCCAGTTTTGAAATATATAGCGAACCCTCTGCTTAATTTGTATTGGAAGATTATTAAAATTTTTATTATTTGGTAGGATATGTTTGATGTAAATATTGTTATTGTGAATTACAAGATGAGGGATGACATTGAAAAATGTTTGTCTTCGCTTTTTTCAGAAACTGCAAACACATCATTGAAAATAATGGTTCATGTTATTGATAATTCAGAAAATGAAGATGGCATAAAAGAGTTTGTTGAAGAAAATTTTCCTCAAGTCAAATATATAGACATGCATGGAAATGTTGGGTTTGGTAAATCTCAAAATGCAGGATTTAAAAATGCCCAGGCCAAATATTATCTAGCTCTAAATCCTGATGTTGAATTTATTGATGGACAGAATACTATTGAAAGATTTTTTAATTATATGGAAGAAAATGAGAGTGTCGGTGTAGCTGGTCCGAAAACTCTAAATTTAGATGGCAGTGTTCAACTAACTTGTAATCGTTTTTTTGATTTTTTTGATCAAATTGCCAGGAGGCTTGGCTTAGGTAATAAAATACCTTATTTCAAGAAAAAAGTTGATAGATATTTAATGGCGGATTTTAATCATGACAAAACAGTTAAGGTAGATTGGATAATAGGATCCTTTATGTTTTTGCGTGGAAGTCTGGCACTAGAATTGGGATTTTTTGATGATAGATTCTTTATGTATTTTGAAGATTGTGATTTGTGCAGAAGAACGTGGCATAAAAATTTTGATGTTATGTACCTTCATGATATCAAAGTTAAGCATGGTCACAGAAGAGATTCGGCTGAGAAGTTTCCACTATTGTCAATTCTTACAAACAGAGTTACGAGAATTCATATTAAAAGTTGGCTTCAGTATTTTTTAAAGTGGGGATTTAAGAAGGAAAGATATGGGAGATAAGTTAAAAGATGAAAGTATAAAGTTAAAAGCATTGGATAGTTTATTGAATTTTCTCTTATTTTATGAGAGAATATTAAGTAGAATAAAAAACACACCCCGCTTCCCAGTCAAGCTGAGGACAGGCTCTGGCGGGCACCCCTCTCGAGAGGGGATTATAAAATAAAATTATGAAAAAAGTTAAAAAAGCGATTTTACCAGTAGCTGGTTTTGGAACTAGATTTTTACCTGCAACAAAATCTACGCCAAAAGAGATGCTTCCTGTTGTTGATAAGCCAGTTATCCAGTACCTCGTTGAGCAATCTGCGGCTGCCGGAATAAAAGATATAACTTTTGTAACCGGTCGAGGTAAAAGAGCGATTGAAGATCATTTTGATAAGTCATTTGAACTCGATCATAATTTAGTGGAAAAAGGAAAAAATGATTTGGTGAAAAAGGTCCAAAGTATTTCCAAACTAGCTCGTTTTTCTTATGTTAGACAACCAGCACCACTTGGTGATGGGCATGCTATCGATTGTGCTTCTCATTTGATGGGTAAAGGCGAACCTGTTTTGATTTTTTTTGGTGACACTCTGTATG includes:
- a CDS encoding glycosyltransferase family 2 protein; translated protein: MKKVGIILVNFKDYAQKYLSEFRDGLLAQNYPSELVNYYMVDNASSEPSRKYLSENFPESIIIPRKDGNYASANNVGARKAIEDGCEYIVIANIDTSFDKSWLSELVKALDENEKAGIAQSKILLYPKNNEEIIEPKINSLGNIMHFLGFGFTSAYKEKDRELNGYPEIKGYASGCSFIIRKEVFEKIGGYDGDYYMYHDDVEVSWKTKLLGYKIILAPKSIIFHKYEFSRSVRMLYYMERNRYLVMFQFYSGLTLLLIMPAIVIMELGMWFFSIVNSWIGVKVKASLYFFSPLTWKKIFKKRKFLAGIKKEKEKNIIKYFEGRVLFQEISNPVLKYIANPLLNLYWKIIKIFIIW
- a CDS encoding glycosyltransferase family 2 protein — encoded protein: MFDVNIVIVNYKMRDDIEKCLSSLFSETANTSLKIMVHVIDNSENEDGIKEFVEENFPQVKYIDMHGNVGFGKSQNAGFKNAQAKYYLALNPDVEFIDGQNTIERFFNYMEENESVGVAGPKTLNLDGSVQLTCNRFFDFFDQIARRLGLGNKIPYFKKKVDRYLMADFNHDKTVKVDWIIGSFMFLRGSLALELGFFDDRFFMYFEDCDLCRRTWHKNFDVMYLHDIKVKHGHRRDSAEKFPLLSILTNRVTRIHIKSWLQYFLKWGFKKERYGR